A window of the Pseudomonas fluorescens genome harbors these coding sequences:
- a CDS encoding PaaI family thioesterase: protein MAENPVFERATRFLSALRHCQVLGLKVHSASNEGLTVVLPYSAQIVGNPLTGVVHGGAITSLMDTACGMSTLCVLPEFEVCPTLDLRIDYMHAAEPNKDVYGFAQCYRVTTDVIFARGFAYQDDPEQPIAHVVGTFMRMGKGLKGTKGFGGAIKGENS from the coding sequence ATGGCCGAAAACCCCGTTTTTGAGCGTGCGACACGGTTTCTCTCGGCCTTGCGCCACTGTCAGGTGCTGGGATTGAAGGTGCACAGCGCAAGTAACGAAGGCCTGACGGTGGTGCTGCCGTACAGTGCGCAAATCGTCGGTAATCCGCTGACCGGTGTGGTCCATGGCGGGGCGATCACGTCGCTGATGGACACCGCGTGCGGCATGTCGACCTTGTGCGTTCTGCCGGAATTCGAAGTCTGTCCGACCCTCGATCTGCGCATCGACTACATGCACGCCGCCGAACCGAATAAAGACGTGTATGGATTCGCCCAATGTTATCGAGTCACCACTGATGTGATCTTCGCTCGCGGCTTCGCCTATCAGGATGATCCCGAGCAACCGATTGCCCATGTCGTCGGCACCTTCATGCGCATGGGCAAGGGCCTTAAAGGCACCAAAGGCTTTGGTGGCGCGATCAAGGGAGAAAATTCATGA
- a CDS encoding PaaI family thioesterase, with amino-acid sequence MSDDFKQQLQEAHEKGDYAPLLKLIPYAGLIGVECSRVGDDLLFKLPANKDNIGNPLLPAIHGGVIAGFMELSAALHLLIFTGAPGVPKIIDFSLDYLRAGQFRDTWARCQVCRQGRRVANVAVTAWQSTESEPIATARAHFKIDEPLKS; translated from the coding sequence ATGAGTGATGATTTCAAGCAGCAGCTGCAAGAGGCGCACGAGAAGGGTGACTACGCGCCGCTGCTGAAACTGATCCCCTACGCCGGACTCATCGGCGTCGAGTGCTCGCGGGTCGGTGATGACTTGCTGTTCAAGCTGCCGGCAAACAAGGACAACATTGGTAACCCATTATTGCCGGCGATCCACGGCGGGGTGATTGCCGGGTTCATGGAGCTTTCAGCGGCCCTGCATTTGCTGATTTTCACCGGTGCGCCCGGTGTGCCGAAGATTATCGATTTCTCCCTCGATTACCTGCGGGCCGGGCAGTTTCGCGATACCTGGGCCCGGTGTCAGGTCTGCCGTCAGGGCCGGCGGGTGGCCAACGTCGCGGTCACGGCCTGGCAAAGCACCGAAAGCGAACCGATTGCCACCGCCCGCGCGCACTTCAAAATCGATGAGCCCTTGAAATCCTGA